TGAAGAGAAGTTGTCGGCCCTGACCGCCCTCAGCTCCCCACCCGCCGTGTAGCGGGGGCGATGCCCCGCCCGGAGCCGGCGAAGGCTAGGAACTGGTCGGTTCGGAACTGTGGGGGAGGACGACGGCGTCCGCGGTGCGGGCTGCGGAAGGGAACAGGACCAGGATCAGGCCAAGGCCGACTGCCGCGCCGACAAGCTGCGCCAGGACAAATCCCGGAACGGATGCCGGGGCGATTCCGGCGAAGGTGTCACTGAAGACGCGGCCGGCGGTCACTGCCGGGTTCGCGAACGACGTTGAGGACGTGAACCAGTACGCGGCGCCGATGTAGGCGCCCACGGCCGGCGCGGCGAGGACACCGCGTTTGGTGGCTGCGAGGGCGAAGATCAGCAGGATGAGACCGGCGGTAGCTACGACCTCACCCAGCAGATGCCCCGGAGTTGCGCGCTCCTTGGCGGAGATGGAGGTGCCCACCTCAAACATGGCGTTAGCGACCACACTGCCACCGACCGCGCCCAGGACCTGGGCAAAGACGTAGGTGCCAAGCTCCGGCAGGCTCAGCCCGGTACCGCTGCGCCGGCCCAGGATCCAGTCGGCAAGGGAGACCACGGGATTAAAATGTGCGCCGCTCACGGGCCCGAGCATCAGAATCAGCACCGTCAGGCCCAACACCGTCGCTGTGCTGTTCTGCAGCAGCTGCAGGCCAACGTCGTTGGGGGAGAGCTGCTGCGCGGCGATGCCGGAGCCGACCACTATGGCTACGAGCAAACTGGTGCCGAGGAATTCGGCCACGGCACGGCGCCACAGCGGCGGCTGGTTGAAAGTCATGGCAACAGCTTGACCCAAAGAATTAACTCAGTCAAAATTGAACCAATGAATATTGAGACAGTAGGCTTTAGGGCCCGGGTGGCCAAGCATGCGGCCCTGGCCGATCCTGCGCGGCTGCGCATCGTGGATCTGCTGACCCTGGGCGACTTTTCCCCGACGGAGCTGCAGGCAGAATTGGGAATGCCGTCAAATCTGCTCTCCCACCACCTGCGCGCGCTGGAAGAGGCCGGGCTGGCCGCCCGCCGCCGCTCCGAAGCCGACGGGCGGCGCAGCTATATCCGGCTTGCAGCCGGAGCCCTGGCGGGCCTGGTGCCGGGAGCCGGGCACGGGGCACGCCGCGTTGTGTTCGTCTGCACGCGAAACAGTGCCAGGTCCCAGCTGGCCGCCGCCCTCTGGCAGCAGGCCAGCGAAATTCCCTCGACGTCGGCGGGGACACACCCCGCGGACCGCATCGCACAAGGCGCTATCGACGTCGCCAGCCGGCACGGCGTGGACCTGGCAGACTGTCGTCCACGCAGCCTGCAGCAGGTGGCGGGAGAAGGTGACTTGCTGGTGACCGTGTGCGACAACGCCCATGAGGAACTGACCGGCCTGGGTGGTGTGCACTGGTCGGTGCCGGACCCGCTTCGCCTGGGCACCGAGGATGCCTTCGAGAAGGCTTTCGATGACATCGCCCACCGGGTCAATGGCCTCGCGCCGCGCGTGCTCGCAGCCTAACCGGGCCGCGACACCAGGCGGGACGGCCAAGCCGACATAAGCAAGAAATTGACATTCATCAATCTAAAGTCCAATACTTTCTACATCGATTCTTATCAATGTTCCGCCGAGGGCCATACGTGCCGGGCGCAGGACCGCAAACGGGCCGCGATGCACCCGTCACACAGCTGATTTTCAGGAGAAACCCGTGAGCACCGAAACCGCAAAAAAGCCTTCCGTTCTGTTCGTCTGCGTCCACAATGCCGGCCGCTCCCAGATGGCCGCAGCCTTCCTCACCACCCTGTCCAAGGGCGGGATTGAAGTCCGTTCAGCCGGTTCCGCGCCGGCGGAGCAGGTCAACCCGGCCGCCGTCGAGGCCATGGCCGAGCTCGGCATCGACATGTCCGCCGAGATCCCCAAGGTCCTCACCACCGAGGCCGTGAAGGAATCCGACGTTGTCATTACCATGGGCTGCGGCGATACCTGCCCGATCTTCCCGGGCAAACGCTACGAGGACTGGGAACTCGAAGATCCGGCCGGTCAGGGCGTGGACTCGGTCCGTCCCATCCGCGACGACATCAAGGCCCGCATCGAGGCCCTGATTTCCGAACTCCTTCCCGCCGGAAAGTAGGAGCACGACCATGACGGAACAGCTCATCATCATCGGGTCCGGCCCTGCCGGCTACACCGCCGCGATCTACGCCGCACGGGCCGGGCTGGCGCCGCTGGTCATCGCCGGGGCGGTCACGGCCGGAGGTGCGCTGATGAACACCACCGAGGTGGAGAACTTCCCCGGCTTCCCCGCCGGCGTCCAGGGCCCCGAGCTGATGGACGGACTCCAACAGCAGGCCGAAAAGTTCGGCGCGCGGGTGGTGTTCGACGACGTCACCGAGGTGACGCTCACCGGGCACACTAAGCGTGTGGTCACCGGGGCCGGGGAGATCCACGAAGCCACCGCCGTCATCCTCGCCACCGGCTCGGCCTACAAGGAACTCGGCCTGCCCGAAGAGAAAAAGTTCAGCGGGCACGGGCTCTCCTGGTGCGCTACCTGCGACGGGTTCTTCTTCCGCGACCAGGACATCATCGTCGTCGGCGGCGGCGACTCGGCCATGGAGGAAGCGACCTTCCTGACCCGGTTCGGAAAGTCCGTGACAGTTGTGGTCCGCAAGGGCGAGCTCCGCGCCTCGCGGATCATGGCCCAGCGGGCCAAGGACAACCCCAAGATCCGCTTCGCCTGGAATTCCGCCGTCACCGCGATCCACGGCGACGCGAAGGTCACCGGCGTCACCCTGACCGACACCGGCACGGGCGAAACCCGGGAACAGGCTGCCACCGGGATCTTCGTCGCGATCGGCCACGTCCCGCGCACCGAACTGCTCACCGGCCAGGTAGAGCTGGACGCCGAGGGCTACATCAGGGTCGATTCACCCACCACGGTCACCAACCTGACCGGGGTTTTCGCCTGCGGGGACGCGGTGGACCACCGCTACCGGCAGGCCATCACCGCCGCGGGCACCGGCTGCGCGGCCGCCCTGGACGCCGAACGCTACCTCGCCGCACTCGAGGACGCGGACAGCATCGCCACAGCCCTCGTCGAGGAACCCACCCACTCCTGAACCCCAACCGGCCGCCCAACAAGGTAGCAGCTAAGGCCGTTTTGAGCCCTCAAAACGGCCTTAGCTGCGAGTTGGTTGGGCAGCGGCCGCCGCGCGTCGCGGGCACCCCTCCCGGGGCGACTGCTCCGGGGTAATCCTGACCGGACAATGTCGGTGATCTAAGGCAGGATAGGTCTGTGAGCACAGGGAACACTGCAGCAGAAGCCGACACACAAAACCCCTCCGGGGCCGTACGCGAAGAGTACGAGGTCCTCGTGGAGGAGGTCCGCAGGCACCGCTTCGCCTACTACCAGGACGACGCGCCGATCATTTCCGATGCCGAGTTCGACGAGCTCTACCGGCGGCTGGAAACCATCGAGGCCATGCACCCCGAACTCGTGGCCAACGATTCGCCGACCCAGGAGGTTGGCGGCGAAGTGTCGGCCGCTTTTACCGCTGTCGAACACCTGCAGCGAATGTACAGCTTGGAGGACGTCTTCTCGCTCGGGGAGCTGGAGGCGTGGATCGCCAAGGCCGAAGCCAACATCGCCAAACTGGGCAACGGTATGCCGACCTGGCTCACCGAGCTCAAGATCGATGGCCTGGCCGTCAACCTGCTCTATCGTGACGGGGTGCTGATCCGGGCCGCGACGCGTGGGGACGGGAGCACGGGGGAGGACATCACCCACAACGTCCGGACTATCAAGGAAATCCCGCAGCAGCTCACCGGCACCGGCTTCCCTGCCGAAATGGAGGTGCGCGGAGAAGTCTTTATCCCGTCCAAGGCGTTCGCTGAATTCAACGAGGCGCTGATCGCGGCCGGCAAAGCGCCGCTGGCCAACCCCCGCAACGCAGCCGCCGGCTCGCTGCGCCAAAAGGACCCGGCGGAAACCGCCAAACGCCCGCTGCGGATGTACGTCCATGGCATTGGCGCGCGCGAGGGACTCGAAACCGCCAGCCAGTCGGACACCTACCGGCAGCTCGCCGAATGGGGACTGCCCACCAGTCCGTACCTCGAGGTGCTGCCCGGGCTCACGGAAGTACTGGAATTTATCACCCGCTACGGGGACAAGCGCCACAGCCTCGCCCACGAGATCGACGGCATTGTTATCAAGGTCGACGCCTTCGCCACCCAGCGTGCGCTCGGCTACACCTCCCGGGTGCCGCGCTGGGCCGTTGCCTACAAATACCCGCCCGAGGAAGTCAACACCAAACTTCTGGACATCCAGGTCAATGTGGGCCGCACCGGCCGCGTCACTCCGTATGGAGTGATGGAGCCGGTCAAGGTGGCCGGCTCCACAGTTGAGATGGCCACGCTGCACAACCAGGAAGTCGTTAAGGCCAAAGGCGTCAAAATCGGCGACATCGTGGTGTTGCGCAAGGCCGGGGACGTTATCCCGGAGATCGTCGGCCCCGTCCTGGCCTTGCGCGGGCAGCAGGACCCGCCGGTCCGGGACTTTGTGATGCCCACCGAATGTCCCGCCTGCGGCACCCCGCTGGCGCCGGCCAAGGAAGGGGACGTGGACATCCGCTGCCCCAACTCCCGCTCCTGCCCCGCGCAGCTGCGCGAACGGGTGTTCCACCTTGCGGGCCGCGGCGCTTTCGACATCGAAGCCCTCGGCTGGGAAGCCGCGATTGCCCTGACCCAGCCCGCGGAACCGGAAACTGCGCCGCTGACCAGCGAGGCGAACCTGTTCCGGCTCACCCACGCTGACCTCGCGGAGGTGCGGATCCGGCGGGAAAAGCGGGCCAAGGGTGTCGGCACCGGTGAGTTCGAGCTGGTGCCGTACTTCTACAGCAAGGGCACCGCCAAGACCCCGTCCAAGCCCACGGCCACCACCGAGAAGCTGTTCCGCGAACTGGAAAAGGCCAAGGCCCAGTCGCTCTGGCGCGTCCTCGTGGCGCTCTCCATCCGGCACGTCGGTCCGCGGGCCTCCCGCGCGCTCGCGACGGCGTTCGGCAGCATGGACGCGATGCGGCAGGCCTCCGAGGAAGAGCTCGCCAACGTCGACGGCGTCGGGCCGGTCATCGCTGCCGCCCTGACCGAATGGTTCACCGAAGACTGGCACCGCGGGATCGTGGACACCTGGGCGGCCGACGGGGTCCGGATGATTGACGAGCGCGACGAATCCATGCCCCGAACCCTGGCAGGACTGACAATCGTGGTGACCGGCAGCCTGGCGGGCTTCAGCCGGGACGAAGCGAAGGAAGCCATCCTGATCCGTGGCGGCAAGGCCTCCGGCTCCGTCTCGAAAA
This genomic window from Arthrobacter sp. EM1 contains:
- the trxB gene encoding thioredoxin-disulfide reductase, with protein sequence MTEQLIIIGSGPAGYTAAIYAARAGLAPLVIAGAVTAGGALMNTTEVENFPGFPAGVQGPELMDGLQQQAEKFGARVVFDDVTEVTLTGHTKRVVTGAGEIHEATAVILATGSAYKELGLPEEKKFSGHGLSWCATCDGFFFRDQDIIVVGGGDSAMEEATFLTRFGKSVTVVVRKGELRASRIMAQRAKDNPKIRFAWNSAVTAIHGDAKVTGVTLTDTGTGETREQAATGIFVAIGHVPRTELLTGQVELDAEGYIRVDSPTTVTNLTGVFACGDAVDHRYRQAITAAGTGCAAALDAERYLAALEDADSIATALVEEPTHS
- a CDS encoding arsenate reductase ArsC — its product is MSTETAKKPSVLFVCVHNAGRSQMAAAFLTTLSKGGIEVRSAGSAPAEQVNPAAVEAMAELGIDMSAEIPKVLTTEAVKESDVVITMGCGDTCPIFPGKRYEDWELEDPAGQGVDSVRPIRDDIKARIEALISELLPAGK
- a CDS encoding metalloregulator ArsR/SmtB family transcription factor yields the protein MNIETVGFRARVAKHAALADPARLRIVDLLTLGDFSPTELQAELGMPSNLLSHHLRALEEAGLAARRRSEADGRRSYIRLAAGALAGLVPGAGHGARRVVFVCTRNSARSQLAAALWQQASEIPSTSAGTHPADRIAQGAIDVASRHGVDLADCRPRSLQQVAGEGDLLVTVCDNAHEELTGLGGVHWSVPDPLRLGTEDAFEKAFDDIAHRVNGLAPRVLAA
- a CDS encoding MIP/aquaporin family protein, which produces MTFNQPPLWRRAVAEFLGTSLLVAIVVGSGIAAQQLSPNDVGLQLLQNSTATVLGLTVLILMLGPVSGAHFNPVVSLADWILGRRSGTGLSLPELGTYVFAQVLGAVGGSVVANAMFEVGTSISAKERATPGHLLGEVVATAGLILLIFALAATKRGVLAAPAVGAYIGAAYWFTSSTSFANPAVTAGRVFSDTFAGIAPASVPGFVLAQLVGAAVGLGLILVLFPSAARTADAVVLPHSSEPTSS
- the ligA gene encoding NAD-dependent DNA ligase LigA encodes the protein MSTGNTAAEADTQNPSGAVREEYEVLVEEVRRHRFAYYQDDAPIISDAEFDELYRRLETIEAMHPELVANDSPTQEVGGEVSAAFTAVEHLQRMYSLEDVFSLGELEAWIAKAEANIAKLGNGMPTWLTELKIDGLAVNLLYRDGVLIRAATRGDGSTGEDITHNVRTIKEIPQQLTGTGFPAEMEVRGEVFIPSKAFAEFNEALIAAGKAPLANPRNAAAGSLRQKDPAETAKRPLRMYVHGIGAREGLETASQSDTYRQLAEWGLPTSPYLEVLPGLTEVLEFITRYGDKRHSLAHEIDGIVIKVDAFATQRALGYTSRVPRWAVAYKYPPEEVNTKLLDIQVNVGRTGRVTPYGVMEPVKVAGSTVEMATLHNQEVVKAKGVKIGDIVVLRKAGDVIPEIVGPVLALRGQQDPPVRDFVMPTECPACGTPLAPAKEGDVDIRCPNSRSCPAQLRERVFHLAGRGAFDIEALGWEAAIALTQPAEPETAPLTSEANLFRLTHADLAEVRIRREKRAKGVGTGEFELVPYFYSKGTAKTPSKPTATTEKLFRELEKAKAQSLWRVLVALSIRHVGPRASRALATAFGSMDAMRQASEEELANVDGVGPVIAAALTEWFTEDWHRGIVDTWAADGVRMIDERDESMPRTLAGLTIVVTGSLAGFSRDEAKEAILIRGGKASGSVSKKTDYVVAGENAGTKLDKAEQLGVPVLDEDGFRALLANGPDPSSAAKPGPAPADGSGGGGNDGGGGNDSGGGSGDSEENHQDVMTE